The sequence TTCGGAGAAGAGTATCTCAATTACAAAAAATCGACTCCATTTATGATACCCTTTATCAGGTAATCTTTAATTATGAAATTTATTTATTCCCTTTCATTATTTTTATTGCTCGCATTAACGATTCCGGGTCAGCGGTTATATCAATTGTCGGTGGAGCTGCCGGATACATCGGCGCGTCTTTCATTCGTAACAAAAAAAGGAAACGTTTACGTATCGGCGACCGAATTTGCATCGTTGACGTCGGCAGGAATTTATTATACCGACAAGACACAAAAAATCGAACTTAAGTACGACTATTATAAAATTAAACTTACCGCCAAAAGTCAGTTTATTGTTGTTACGGACAAGAATACCGGAGCGCAAGAAGTTTATCAGCTGCCCGTCTCCACGCTTTTGATAAAGGACGATCTCTTCTTTCCGTTGTCGTATACGACCGACTATCTCGAGAGGGCTTCGGGCTACGGCATTACGTTCATTCCATCGCGCAGACATTTAATTTTATCGAAAGGACATGCGCCCCGGAACAACCTTCCCGCAGCGAATAATCTCTACGACGTTCAAAGTCTAACTATAGAAGAAAAAGCAAACGGCACTTTGATAAGACTTAAAATTTCGGATCGCGTTATCACTCCGAGATTTTCGATTAAAGACAATAAACTCTTCCTCTTTTTCTCTTCCGAAAAAATCAGTCCCGAATTAGTCGACCGTTTCATCCCGAAAGGATTTATCAAGTCGATAAAACTGGTAAATATCACTCCCAGAAGCAAACAGCTGGAATTCGGACTAACCGGCGATTATTCGGGCGCCGAAATAATACGAGACGCTTCAAACGGCGAACTGATTGTTACAGTTCACAGCAAAATGTTCACCGCTGAAAAGAATCCGCCTTTGGAAAAATGGATATTCGATACGATCGTAATCGACGCCGGTCACGGCGGTAAAGATCCCGGCGCCATCGGTATTTCCGGCGTAAAAGAGAAAGACATCAATCTTAAAATTGCATTGGAACTCGGGAAACTGATTGAGAAATCATTGCCCGGCGTAAATGTCGTTTATACGCGTAAAGACGATCGCTTTGTGGAACTCTACAAAAGGGGAAAGATTGCGAACGAAGCCAACGGTAAATTATTCATATCGATACATTGTAATTCGATGCCCAAGAAAAAAAGCTCGCAACGCGGTTTCGAAGTTTATCTTTTGAGACCGGGCAAAACTCAAGACG comes from Melioribacter roseus P3M-2 and encodes:
- a CDS encoding N-acetylmuramoyl-L-alanine amidase — translated: MKFIYSLSLFLLLALTIPGQRLYQLSVELPDTSARLSFVTKKGNVYVSATEFASLTSAGIYYTDKTQKIELKYDYYKIKLTAKSQFIVVTDKNTGAQEVYQLPVSTLLIKDDLFFPLSYTTDYLERASGYGITFIPSRRHLILSKGHAPRNNLPAANNLYDVQSLTIEEKANGTLIRLKISDRVITPRFSIKDNKLFLFFSSEKISPELVDRFIPKGFIKSIKLVNITPRSKQLEFGLTGDYSGAEIIRDASNGELIVTVHSKMFTAEKNPPLEKWIFDTIVIDAGHGGKDPGAIGISGVKEKDINLKIALELGKLIEKSLPGVNVVYTRKDDRFVELYKRGKIANEANGKLFISIHCNSMPKKKSSQRGFEVYLLRPGKTQDAIAIAEFENSVIAYEDNPDRYKELTDENFILVSMAHSQYMRYSEKFAEILNDEWKRKVKIPAKGVKQAGFYVLVGASMPSVLIETGYLSNRNDEAYLKSRQGQIEIAESILNAVIKYKEYYHKEIISN